A part of Aspergillus flavus chromosome 5, complete sequence genomic DNA contains:
- a CDS encoding DNA helicase gives MNTKETYLMAPTPIPIPLFAQTQQQLLLQEHEAEVSSSTLASTAASVSPSTRRTLQATGYALTGIVLSQCRTGLGGRVVGEFGADAAVSTKNTDGHGKDGEPQLGAHGIRVGDVVRVNEIGSSTKKMGKDKASKDGKPAGTGPPKGPEGVVTRVGERSVWVAFGQQGGGGRSKEDDEAIEELWGKKLWLIKLANDVTYRRMRQTMEKMGKIIESDYTHFMRVAFGHTTPLPPDYGAVGDVEFNDPSLNDSQKEAIRFALASRDIALIHGPPGTGKTHTLIELILQMVQRKLRVLVCGPSNISVDNIVERLAPKKVPVVRIGHPARLLPSVLEHSLEVLTHTSDAASIVRDVRKEIDQKVASIRKTRFGREKRAIYQDLKELRREFRERESKCVDNLVRESSVVLATLHGAGGHQLKNQKFDVVIIDEASQALEAQCWISLLSASKVVLAGDHLQLPPTVKSTDQKSKDVKAGKVDTVNDGDNGVLGKMSLETTMFDRLLSLHGESIKRMLTTQYRMHETIMRFPSDELYESKLMAGDAVKARLLKDLPYDVEETDDTKEPLVFWDTQGGDFPEKTEDKEVGQKEALLGESKSNEMEAMVVAKHVDNLVQSGLKPEDIAVITPYNGQLAILSQMLREKYPGIELGSVDGFQGREKEAVVVSLVRSNSENEVGFLGEKRRLNVAMTRPKRHLCVCGDSETISKGSGFLKRWMAFLEENADLRYPDAGGLL, from the exons ATGAATACCAAGGAAACCTACCTCATGGCACCAACACCAATCCCCATACCCCTCTTCGCCCAAACCCAACAAcagctcctcctccaagaacACGAAGCCGAAGTCTCCTCCTCCACGCTCGCGAGTACCGCCGCATCCGTCTCACCCTCTACTAGACGAACCCTCCAAGCAACAGGCTATGCGCTAACGGGGATCGTCCTCTCGCAATGCCGGACCGGTCTTGGCGGCCGTGTCGTGGGCGAATTCGGCGCCGATGCAGCTGTTTCTACGAAGAACACAGATGGCCATGGGAAGGATGGAGAGCCACAGTTAGGTGCACATGGAATTCGCGTGGGTGACGTGGTTCGGGTGAATGAGATCGGGAGCTCTACGAAGAAAATGGGCAAGGACAAAGCGAGCAAAGATGGGAAGCCAGCTGGTACAGGACCGCCCAAGGGCCCGGAAGGTGTTGTTACTCGGGTTGGGGAGCGGAGCGTTTGGGTTGCGTTTGGTCAACAGGGCGGCGGAGGACGGTCcaaggaagacgatgaggcGATCGAGGAGCTATGGGGGAAGAAACTCTGGTTGATAAAGCTTGCGAATGATGTGACGTATCGACGGATGAGGCAgacgatggagaagatggggaaaaTCATCGAGTCCGATTATACACATTTCATGCGGGTTGCGTTTGGACATACGACGCCGCTGCCACCTGATTATGGGGCAGTGGGCGATGTTGAATTTAACGATCCGAGTTTGAATGACTCGCAGAAGGAGGCTATTCGGTTTGCTTTAGCTTCGCGGGATATTGCGCTTATTCATGGTCCGCCGGGGACTGGAAAAACACATACCTTGATTGAGCTTATCTTGCAGATGGTGCAGCGGAAATTACGGGTGCTTGTTTGCGGGCCGTCGAATATCTCCGTGGATAATATTGTCGAGAGACTTGCTCCGAAGAAAGTGCCCGTTGTGCGTATTGGTCATCCGGCGCGTTTGTTGCCGTCTGTTCTTGAGCATTCGTTGGAAGTCCTCACCCATACGTCGGATGCTGCTTCTATTGTGAGGGATGTTCGGAAGGAGATCGATCAGAAGGTAGCTAGCATTCGGAAGACTAGGTTTGGAAGAGAGAAGCGGGCGATTTACCAGGATTTGAAAGAGTTACGTCGAGAATTCAGGGAGCGGGAGTCCAAATGCGTGGATAATCTGGTTAGAGAGAGCAGTGTGGTTCTTGCAACTCTACATGGGGCAGGTGGCCATCAAttgaagaaccagaagtTCGATGTTGTGATTATCGACGAGGCTAGTCAAGCTTTGGAGGCGCAATGCTGGATTTCGCTGCTTTCTGCATCGAAGGTGGTTCTTGCTGGTGATCATTTACAGTTGCCTCCAACTGTTAAGTCCACTGATCAGAAGTCTAAAGATGTAAAGGCAGGGAAGGTGGACACTGTCAACGATGGTGACAACGGAGTTCTTGGGAAAATGTCTCTCGAAACGACTATGTTCGATCGACTACTTTCGCTCCATGGCGAGAGCATCAAAAGAATGCTAACTACACAATACCGAATGCACGAAACAATCATGCGGTTTCCGTCAGACGAGCTGTACGAGTCTAAACTGATGGCGGGCGATGCGGTAAAAGCACGTCTTCTGAAGGACCTACCATACGATGTAGAGGAGACCGACGATACAAAAGAACCGCTGGTGTTCTGGGACACACAAGGAGGCGATTTCCCCGAGAAGACTGAAGACAAAGAGGTAGGGCAAAAAGAGGCCCTACTTGGTGAGAGCAAAAGCAATGAAATGGAGGCAATGGTTGTTGCGAAGCACGTAGACAACCTGGTGCAGTCGGGATTGAAACCCGAGGATATCGCCGTCATCACCCCTTATAACGGCCAGCTAGCTATCCTGTCGCAGATGTTGCGGGAGAAGTATCCGGGTATCGAGCTGGGCAGTGTGGATGGATTCCAGGGTCGCGAGAAAGAGGCTGTTGTCGTCAGCCTGGTGCGAAGTAACAGTGAGAACGAAGTCGGTTTCTTGGGAGAGAAGCGGCGATTGAACG TTGCTATGACGCGCCCCAAACGGCATCTTTGCGTCTGTGGTGATTCGGAGACCATCAGCAA AGGAAGCGGGTTCCTCAAGCGGTGGATGGCATTCTTGGAAGAGAACGCCGACTTGCGCTACCCAGATGCTGGGGGGTTGCTCTGA
- a CDS encoding putative GPI-anchor biosynthesis protein, with translation MSSTPPSPSLAQGPAAPKSAPPIHILPNNISKTYALIHPVLLLALLALRFNALVADPVAELLSKLPFLAMLQVAFVMTCLPPAGSAKDDDDKSTSANSSSSSSNAGSTSGVILKPGKIGLRRKNTPKSESACLSAKLIPAILSLTLTTLLATPVLTILLILFGAPLTTHHPETLLCGAHMAVLTSTALIYVHGVDGSVWKEVWGARRPADAVWGAALGTCVGAWFGAVPIPLDWDRPWQAFPITILVGAYIGYSVGFGLGRTVLFGKRLKIEEEGDVVEAKKVD, from the exons ATGTCCTCAacacccccctccccctccctaGCCCAGGGCCCAGCAGCCCCCAAATCCGCTCCCCCAATCCACATCCTCCCAAACAACATCTCAAAAACCTACGCCCTCATCCACCCAgtcctcctcctcgcgcTACTCGCCCTCCGCTTCAATGCCCTCGTCGCAGACCCTGTCGCCGAGCTGCTCAGCAAACTCCCTTTCCTGGCCATGCTGCAGGTAGCCTTCGTCATGACCTGTCTTCCACCCGCGGGTTCCGCAaaagacgacgacgacaaATCCACCAGCGCCAATTCATCCTCGAGTTCGTCAAATGCAGGTTCAACGTCAGGTGTCATCCTCAAACCAGGCAAAATCGGTCTCCGACGCAAGAACACCCCAAAGTCGGAGTCGGCGTGTCTTTCTGCTAAACTCATC cCAGCAATCCTCTCCCTAACCCTAACAACCCTCCTCGCAACCCCCGTCCTCACAATCCTGCTTATCCTCTTCGGCGCCCCGCTAACAACCCACCACCCCGAGACGCTCCTCTGCGGTGCTCACATGGCCGTATTGACATCCACAGCGCTCATCTACGTGCACGGCGTGGACGGTTCCGTCTGGAAGGAGGTCTGGGGCGCGAGGAGACCCGCTGATGCGGTTTGGGGCGCTGCGCTGGGAACGTGTGTTGGGGCTTGGTTTGGGGCTGTGCCTATTCCTTTGGATTG GGATCGGCCGTGGCAGGCGTTTCCGATTACGATTCTTGTCGGGGCTTATATTGGGTATAgtgttgggtttgggttgggGAGGACGGTTTTGTTTgggaagaggttgaagattGAAGAGGAGGGTGATGTTGTAGAGGCGAAAAAGGTGGATTga